Proteins from a single region of Bombus huntii isolate Logan2020A chromosome 2, iyBomHunt1.1, whole genome shotgun sequence:
- the LOC126873997 gene encoding 4-hydroxybenzoate polyprenyltransferase, mitochondrial, with product MIMMQLYQQLFGRGKCLKFYLQFNQRKCVVNYLYSCNTVHTISCMYDKHNYENDKTPTQEKLKSIKILSNTGDETIEFAKAANVRSKQKLTFAKLVNNSPPKIKPYLKLIRLDRPIGSWLLFWPCGWSIAMAAAPGALPDLQLLSLFGMGAFIMRGAGCIINDMWDQDIDGMVARTKDRPLVTREISPLQSLIFLGSQLTLGLLILLQLNLYSIILGASSLVLVIVYPVMKRVTYWPQLILGMTFNWGALLGWSAVHGSCNWSVCLPLYTAGICWTLLYDTIYAHQDKVDDVIVGIKSTALKFGNKTKLYLSGFSTIMITGLLASGILTAQTWPYYTAVGLVGTHLVNQIYSLNINNPADCAKKFISNHRIGMILFAGIILGNLIKDTKCNKDDNIVQKSENEFTFIKEKQE from the exons ATGATAATGATGCAATTGTATCAACAATTATTTGGACGTGggaaatgtttaaaattttacCTGCAATTTAATCAAAGAAAATGTGTTGTAAACTATTTGTACTCTTGCAATACGGTTCATACCATATCTTGCATGTATGATAAAcataattatgaaaatgataaaacacCAACGCAAGAGAAATTAAAGTCAATTAAGATCTTATCGAATACGGGTGATGAAACAATAGAATTTGCTAAAGCAGCAAATGTTCGGTCAAAACAAAAACTCACATTTgcaaaattagtaaataatTCTCCACCTAAAATAAAACCATACCTGAAACTCATAAGATTGGATAGACCAATAG GATCTTGGTTATTATTTTGGCCATGTGGTTGGAGTATAGCCATGGCAGCAGCACCAGGTGCCTTACCAGACCTTCAACTTTTATCTCTTTTTGGGATGGGTGCATTCATCATGCGTGGAGCAGGGTGCATCATAAATGATATGTGGGATCAAGATATTGATGGGATG GTAGCCAGAACAAAAGATAGACCCTTGGTTACTAGGGAAATTTCACCCCTACAATCATTGATTTTCCTTGGAAGCCAATTAACTTTGGGATTGCTTATATTGTTGCAACTAAATCTTTATAGTATTATATTGGGTGCAAGCTCACTAG TCTTAGTAATAGTATATCCAGTTATGAAAAGAGTAACATATTGGCCACAATTGATCCTTGGTATGACTTTTAACTGGGGTGCTCTTTTGGGTTGGTCTGCAGTGCATGGTTCGTGTAATTGGTCTGTATGCTTGCCACTTTATACTGCTGGAATTTGTTGGACACTTTTGTATGATACTATATATGCACATCAG gATAAAGTGGATGATGTTATAGTAGGCATAAAATCAACAGCTTTAAAGTTCGGAAATAAGACTAAACTTTATTTATCTGGATTCAGCACAATCATGATAACAGGGTTACTTGCATCAGGTATATTAACTGCACAGACTTGGCCATATTACACTGCAGTAGGTTTAGTTGGTACACATCTTGTTAATCAG ATTTATAGTTTGAATATCAACAATCCTGCAGACTGTGCCAAAAAATTCATCTCTAATCACAGGATAGGAATGATTCTCTTTGCAGGAATTATTTTAGGGAATCTCATAAAAGATACTAAATGTAACAAAGATGACAATATCGTACAAAAATCAGAAAACGAATTTACTTTTATCAAAGAAAAGCAAGAGTAG
- the LOC126873987 gene encoding protein king tubby isoform X2, producing MTSLDLRQQKLEQQRQLIAQKMKQKRQSGAGGMVQASNISSTQLTSHSTKWMNPNKELRGYDGPLQFNISHTNPDLNTFAENKDVESRIHVSTEGGFYQTMEAADCADEESSPIDIHSPSESLPCPSPLRVAPSDGASTLISRENNSSSPELEGNVEGNIEHFVLQPANKKMHYKCRITRDRKGMDRGLYPTYFLHLERDYGKKIFLLAGRKRKKSTTSNYLISTDPTDLSRAGESYIGKLRSNLLGTQFTVYDNGYSLMKDDKRDDRFNPRQELAAVIYDTNVLGFKGPRKMTVIIPGMTSDQKRVEICPRDESETLLERWKTKNMDNLIELHNKTPVWNDDTQSYVLNFHGRVTQASVKNFQVVHDSDVDYVVMQFGRVAEDVFTMDYRFPLCTLQAFAIALSSFDSKLACE from the exons ATGACATCTCTAGATTTAAGACAACAGAAACTCGAACAGCAG AGGCAATTAATTGcacaaaaaatgaaacaaaaacgACAAAGTGGCGCTGGTGGAATGGTACAGGCATCTAACATATCAAGCACTCAGCTTACAAGTCATTCTACAAAATGGATGAATCCAAACAAAGAGCTTCGAG GATATGATGGGCCATTACAGTTTAATATATCACATACAAACCCAGATTTAAATACCTTTGCAGAAAATAAGGATGTGGAATCAAGAATTCAtg TAAGCACAGAAGGAGGTTTTTATCAAACTATGGAAGCTGCAGATTGTGCAGATGAAGAATCGTCACCTATAGATATACACTCTCCTTCGGAATCTTTACCATGTCCTTCACCTCTTAGAGTAGCTCCATCAGATGGTGCTAGCACACTTATCAGTAGGGAGAATAATTCTTCA AGTCCAGAATTAGAGGGAAACGTGGAAGGGAATATAGAGCATTTTGTATTACAACcagcaaataaaaaaatgcaTTACAAATGTAGGATAACACGTGATAGAAAGGGTATGGACCGTGGCCTCTACCCAACTTATTTTTTACACTTAGAACGTGATTATGGGAAGAAG aTTTTCTTACTAGCTGgacgtaaaagaaaaaaaagtacaACAAGTAACTATTTAATTTCTACCGATCCTACGGACCTTTCAAGAGCAGGCGAATCTTATATTGGAAAATTAAGATCAAATCTTCTGGGAACACAATTTACCGTATACGATAATGGATATTCATTAATGAAAGATGATAAAAGAGACGATCGTTTTAATCCCAGACAAGAATTAGCGGCGGTAATATACGATACTAACGTTTTAGGATTTAAAGGGCCACGTAAAATGACTGTCATTATCCCGGGAATGACATCGGATCAAAAAAGAGTTGAGATTTGTCCACGGGATGAGTCTGAAACACTTCTTG AACGatggaaaacaaaaaatatggACAACTTAATAGAATTACACAATAAGACTCCTGTATGGAACGATGACACACAGTCATATGTACTTAATTTCCACGGACGCGTAACTCAAGCGTCTGTGAAAAATTTTCAAGTGGTACACGATAGTGATG TTGATTACGTTGTTATGCAATTTGGCCGTGTGGCAGAAGATGTTTTTACAATGGACTACAGGTTTCCATTGTGCACGCTTCAAGCATTTGCCATCGCTTTAAGTAGCTTCGATAGTAAGTTAGCTTgtgaataa
- the LOC126873987 gene encoding protein king tubby isoform X1: MTSLDLRQQKLEQQRQLIAQKMKQKRQSGAGGMVQASNISSTQLTSHSTKWMNPNKELRGYDGPLQFNISHTNPDLNTFAENKDVESRIHEVSTEGGFYQTMEAADCADEESSPIDIHSPSESLPCPSPLRVAPSDGASTLISRENNSSSPELEGNVEGNIEHFVLQPANKKMHYKCRITRDRKGMDRGLYPTYFLHLERDYGKKIFLLAGRKRKKSTTSNYLISTDPTDLSRAGESYIGKLRSNLLGTQFTVYDNGYSLMKDDKRDDRFNPRQELAAVIYDTNVLGFKGPRKMTVIIPGMTSDQKRVEICPRDESETLLERWKTKNMDNLIELHNKTPVWNDDTQSYVLNFHGRVTQASVKNFQVVHDSDVDYVVMQFGRVAEDVFTMDYRFPLCTLQAFAIALSSFDSKLACE, from the exons ATGACATCTCTAGATTTAAGACAACAGAAACTCGAACAGCAG AGGCAATTAATTGcacaaaaaatgaaacaaaaacgACAAAGTGGCGCTGGTGGAATGGTACAGGCATCTAACATATCAAGCACTCAGCTTACAAGTCATTCTACAAAATGGATGAATCCAAACAAAGAGCTTCGAG GATATGATGGGCCATTACAGTTTAATATATCACATACAAACCCAGATTTAAATACCTTTGCAGAAAATAAGGATGTGGAATCAAGAATTCAtg AAGTAAGCACAGAAGGAGGTTTTTATCAAACTATGGAAGCTGCAGATTGTGCAGATGAAGAATCGTCACCTATAGATATACACTCTCCTTCGGAATCTTTACCATGTCCTTCACCTCTTAGAGTAGCTCCATCAGATGGTGCTAGCACACTTATCAGTAGGGAGAATAATTCTTCA AGTCCAGAATTAGAGGGAAACGTGGAAGGGAATATAGAGCATTTTGTATTACAACcagcaaataaaaaaatgcaTTACAAATGTAGGATAACACGTGATAGAAAGGGTATGGACCGTGGCCTCTACCCAACTTATTTTTTACACTTAGAACGTGATTATGGGAAGAAG aTTTTCTTACTAGCTGgacgtaaaagaaaaaaaagtacaACAAGTAACTATTTAATTTCTACCGATCCTACGGACCTTTCAAGAGCAGGCGAATCTTATATTGGAAAATTAAGATCAAATCTTCTGGGAACACAATTTACCGTATACGATAATGGATATTCATTAATGAAAGATGATAAAAGAGACGATCGTTTTAATCCCAGACAAGAATTAGCGGCGGTAATATACGATACTAACGTTTTAGGATTTAAAGGGCCACGTAAAATGACTGTCATTATCCCGGGAATGACATCGGATCAAAAAAGAGTTGAGATTTGTCCACGGGATGAGTCTGAAACACTTCTTG AACGatggaaaacaaaaaatatggACAACTTAATAGAATTACACAATAAGACTCCTGTATGGAACGATGACACACAGTCATATGTACTTAATTTCCACGGACGCGTAACTCAAGCGTCTGTGAAAAATTTTCAAGTGGTACACGATAGTGATG TTGATTACGTTGTTATGCAATTTGGCCGTGTGGCAGAAGATGTTTTTACAATGGACTACAGGTTTCCATTGTGCACGCTTCAAGCATTTGCCATCGCTTTAAGTAGCTTCGATAGTAAGTTAGCTTgtgaataa
- the LOC126873894 gene encoding uncharacterized protein LOC126873894 — protein sequence MSERKVDTEIVRQQYTNDTSLIDETEIIDVSVFDFDDSDGWLYIPSEYKMESTVHDLYTWLKTEPELNFSANKKSIDTRTFTRSKKRSSRTTFESILESLSSPVSNTWKTSNFSNIEEDLNKYSDISTTNKEEAVPPMLKMAPNTNINFLPDEPVTSGQESMEVFLNMSQSKGIDSFINLMEPGLSDPLMNVSQPSIFYSSITSLPRDDSLHNTECNRDEESLNITQLCSQEIYKCEDIKDSNVNETFLKSNEADNNKSYCLSTTNKSDDIERELNETYNADEASAMVVLSSSDKDRFSITKLSSTYVNKDDTNTQILQSENSERKELCNLNTTYPSVFQKAENSHILDTTYCTADTEKAINGIISTGKNDMQCDKDQVYDLQKGIVHDILKDNEPSIPFTDSSFTLHDDAFNPIFKLPIPLCNQSTPKSIDMLNFTHRTITKSKPLESSRVYNTALNSNFKAPTLRKELLSEIHKSEDHRLDFTFNHVIKEHQIGKTKKEINEALSQNVKNDIPIENRYNTYKKESPINKIKLHAEIADEAGACIKNSPEKKYYTFTKKSSNHGGKTDMENAESFDNADATFVKPISKLQKRKQHVPRMFSKLPQFLQKSNPNLVSNSLKTVNITGTNVSNYGYMKGSQPNIVRDVEKTLANKLYSLGKMRSGSEQRLLELNTGVGELQVLGAAGSTESIESTHSAHSAPDLDDRLSTCSDSSHNSYTTQPMNIEQLHQIVRMQEESLKQDATSGLNRRVLESAWVDVKKDLSSPILKNGIDNCDSDSPLSIDFNVKTSSPILSPTRSSQSINTDDLSTETVLKQQNEVDMVKKVEAFNKPVMKVENKTRLRQPTNWNTGNRPSNLMSAIPRPPSRIPAPRFVRPTAKNIQGDIKRGYM from the exons ATGTCAGAAAGGAAAGTGGATACAGAAATTGTGCGGCAGCAGTATACAAACGATACGAGCCTTATTGATGAAACTGAAATCATTGATGTGTCTGTTTTTGATTTTGATGATAGTGATGGCTG GTTGTACATACCATCAGAATATAAAATGGAATCCACTGTCCATGATTTGTACACCTGGTTAAAAACTGAACCAGAGTTAAATTTTTCAG cTAATAAAAAATCTATTGATACAAGAACATTTACAAGATCAAAAAAGCGGTCTAGTAGAACTACTTTTGAATCTATTTTGGAATCTTTATCTTCACCTGTGTCAAATACATGGAAAACttcgaatttttcaaatatagaGGAAGAT TTAAACAAATATTCAGACATATCTACTACAAACAAAGAAGAAGCTGTGCCTCCTATGTTAAAAATGGCAcctaatacaaatattaattttctccCTGATGAGCCTGTAACATCAGGTCAAGAAAGCATGGAAGTATTCTTAAATATGTCTCAATCAAAGGGAATTGactcatttattaatttaatggaACCTGGCCTTAGTGATCCACTGATGAACGTTTCACAAccttctattttttattcatctATCACTTCATTACCTAGAGATGATTCATTACATAATACAGAATGTAACAGAGATGAGGAATCTTTAAATATAACTCAGTTGTGCAGTCAAGAAATTTACAAGTGTGAAGATATTAAAGATTCAAATGTCAATGAAACTTTCTTAAAAAGTAATGAAGCAGACAATAACAAAAGCTACTGCCTGAGCACAACGAATAAATCTGATGACATTGAAAGAGAATTAAATGAAACTTATAATGCTGATGAAGCTTCTGCAATGGTTGTGTTATCAAGTTCAGATAAAGATAGATTTAGTATAACTAAGTTGTCTTCCACatatgtaaataaagatgATACTAAtacacaaatattacaatcaGAAAATAGTGAGAGAAAAGAATTATGCAATTTAAACACTACATATCCTTCGGTTTTTCAAAAAGCAGAAAATTCGCATATTTTAGATACTACATATTGTACAGCAGATACTGAAAAAGCAATTAATGGTATAATTTCAACTGGTAAAAATGATATGCAATGTGATAAAGATCAAGTATATGATTTGCAAAAAGGTATAGTTCATGATATATTGAAAGATAATGAACCTTCCATACCTTTTACAGATTCTTCTTTTACACTTCACGATGATGCTTTCAACCCTATATTCAAGTTGCCTATTCCTCTTTGCAACCAGTCAACTCCCAAAAGTATAGACATGTTAAATTTCACGCATAGAACGATTACCAAGTCTAAGCCTTTAGAATCATCTCGAGTATACAACACAgctttaaattcaaattttaaagCGCCGACATTgagaaaagaattattatcGGAAATACACAAAAGTGAAGATCATAGACTGGATTTTACCTTCAATCATGTAATTAAAGAACACCAAATTGGGAAAACTAAGAAGGAAATCAATGAGGCTCTAAGCCAGAATGTCAAGAATGATATTCCTATAGAAAATAGATACAATACATATAAAAAGGAATCAccaattaacaaaattaaacTTCATGCCGAAATAGCAGACGAGGCAGGAGCTTGTATTAAAAATTCGCcagaaaagaaatattatacattcaCAAAAAAGAGTAGTAATCATGGTGGCAAAACTGACATGGAAAATGCAGAATCATTTGATAATGCGGACGCTACATTCGTAAAACCAATTTCAAAATTACAGAAGCGGAAGCAACATGTACCGCGGATGTTTTCAAAATTGCCACAGTTTCTTCAAAAGTCTAATCCGAATCTTGTATCAAATTCGTTGAAAACTGTTAACATAACAGGTACAAATGTGTCTAATTATGGATACATGAAAGGTTCGCAACCAAACATTGTAAGAGATGTTGAAAAAACTCTAGCAAACAAATTGTATTCTCTCGGAAAAATGAGAAGTGGTTCTGAACAACGCCTTTTAGAATTGAACACAGGTGTTGGGGAACTTCAAGTATTAGGTGCTGCAGGATCTACAGAAAGTATTGAAAGTACACATAGTGCTCATAGTGCACCTGATTTAGATGATAGACTTAGTACATGTTCGGATAGTAGCCACAATTCATATACAACACAGCCAATGAATATTGAACAACTGCATCAGATAGTACGGATGCAAGAAGAAA GTTTGAAACAAGATGCAACATCTGGATTAAATAGGCGAGTTTTAGAAAGTGCTTGGGTTGATGTAAAAAAAGATTTGTCTTCTCCTATACTAAAGAATGGTATTGATAATTGTGACAGTGATTCGCCATTAAGTATTGACTTCAATGTTAAAACAAGCTCTCCAATATTAAGTCCTACAAGATCTAGTCAGTCAATAAATACTGATG ATCTATCTACAGAAACTGTATTGAAACAACAGAATGAAGTAGACATGGTAAAAAAAGTTGAA GCTTTTAATAAACCAGTTATGAAAgttgaaaataaaacgagactGCGACAACCAACAAATTGGAACACAGGCAATAGACCTTCAAATCTTATGAGCGCTATTCCTAGACCACCATCACGCATACCAGCACCTAGATTTGTCAGGCCAACCGCAAAGAATATTCAAGGAGATATAAAACGAGgatatatgtaa
- the LOC126874059 gene encoding UMP-CMP kinase isoform X2, with product MSAKQKFEVLFILGGPGAGKGTLCRYITKKYGYVHLSAGDLLREERMKPNSKYGELIENYIKDGKIVPVAITCSLLDNAMQTSNSPHKRFLIDGFPRNQDNVDGWNEAMSEKCVIKGVLFCECSKEVCTQRCLNRGAAGSGRSDDNEEVLVKRHETYITNTLPIIEYYEKQNFVYKVNSMQSPDKVFEDAKEVLSKIGWL from the exons ATGTCTGCAAAACAGAAATTCgaagttttatttattttgggTGGTCCTGGTGCGGGTAAGGGAACATTGTGCAGGTACATCACTAAAAAATATGGTTATGTCCATTTGTCAGCTGGAGATCTGTTAAGAGAGGAACGTATGAAGCCGAATTCAAAGTACGGAGAACTTatcgaaaattatattaaagatGGAAAAATTGTGCCAGTCGCAATTACTTGCAGTCTTCTAGATAATGCCATGCAGACCAGCAATAGTCCGCATAAAAGGTTCCTGATTGATGGTTTTCCAAGAAACCAGGACAATGTTGATGGTTGGAATGAG gCAATGTCAGAAAAATGTGTAATAAAAGGGGTATTGTTCTGTGAATGTAGTAAAGAAGTATGTACCCAGAGATGTTTAAATCGTGGTGCAGCAGGAAGTGGCAGGTCTGATGACAATGAGGAAGTTTTAGTCAAAAGACACGAAACTTACATTACAAATACATTACCTATAATTGAGTATTATGAGAAGCAAAACTTTGTATACAAAGTTAATAGTATGCAATCACCAGATAAAGTATTCGAAGATGCTAAAGAGGTTTTATCTAAAATTGGATGGTTATGA
- the LOC126873936 gene encoding transmembrane protein 62-like produces the protein MKITKSTVILLVFVLMLSIFVANVADLINVDNHILDDTLHNKDVKKGWSEPKFYDIGESFDQLMWFLQISDIHISIFQDPFRITELKEFCNVTVSSIKPTVVLASGDLTDAKAKDKMGSKQILEEWKYYKRVLDDTEVTRKTLWLDVRGNHDNFNVLSLESKNNYYSNYSIQGQKHPRSYMYTINVGSKYYTFIAIDACLKPGPRRPFNFVGMLDEHEIKSIYNLVDKSKDNNADFIIWFGHYPTSCILSQTNTSIRNIIGKHKESMVYLCGHYHTLGGAVPNMYTLQRGGFLELELADWKDNRMYRLGAIDHGQFSFIDVKHKEWPVVLITNPKHALYTMPRKENIISVIKSTHIRILAFSIALIKIVEVQLDDEPWSECEHVKGPLYVLRWNTTDYRKGIHTIRVRVSDMDEREATVVQPFALDGSRLSFRVLPRLILMSNVSNIFQFLFGTVLVLLVIPLCVLRFLHILCERKQMHRPRFRIQFFYSWVRKLWILSTVDRLFFPLVLYTLYLTVGPWAVGEVIENQTGVIFAWGTFIGKSFLPGAFTYAYGFFQLFSFHLPLMLILANRVDKRLQNIKPNEKPLSKICFVLQYLPIILLIMMQTCMAYFFWLAYGTLATILCPLRTWSIFLAIMLWHQVDTMPYSCLRSAAKVWSPLG, from the exons atgaaaataacgaaATCCACCGTAATCCTCCTAGTCTTTGTACTAATGTTATCGATATTTGTAGCAAATGTTGCTGATCTGATCAATGTTGATAATCATATACTAGATGATACTTTGCATAACAAGGATGTGAAAAAAGGATGGTCAGAGCcaaaattttatgatattggAGAATCTTTTGACCAGCTAATGTGGTTTTTACAG ATAtcagatatacatataagcATATTTCAAGATCCATTTAGAATAACAGAGCTAAAGGAATTTTGTAATGTTACTGTGAGCAGTATTAAACCTACTGTTGTTCTTGCTTCAG GTGATCTCACAGATGCAAAAGCCAAGGATAAAATGGGATCAAAGCAAATATTGGAAGAATGGAAATATTATAAGCGTGTTTTAGATGATACTGAAGTTACCAGAAAGACTTTGTGGTTAGATGTGAGAGGCAATCATG atAATTTCAATGTATTAAGTCTTGaatcaaaaaataattattattcaaacTATTCTATTCAAGGACAGAAGCACCCAAGATCTTATATGTATACCATAAATGTTGgttcaaaatattatacatttattgcAATAGATGCTTGCTTAAAACCTGGCCCGAGAAGACCATTCAATTTTGTTGGCATGTTAGATGAGcatgaaattaaaagtatatacAATTTAGTAGATAAGTCCAAGGATAATAATGCAGATTTTATAATATGGTTTGGTCATTATCCCACATCCTGCATACTATCACAAACTAATACCAGCATTAGAAATATCATAG GCAAACATAAAGAAAGTATGGTATATCTTTGTGGACATTATCATACGCTTGGCGGAGCAGTACCTAATATGTACACTCTACAACGAGGAGGATTCCTTGAATTAGAGTTAGCAGATTGGAAAGATAACAGAAT GTATCGTTTAGGAGCAATTGACCATGGTCAATTTTCGTTCATTGATGTAAAACACAAAGAATGGCCTGTAGTACTAATAACTAATCCTAAACATGCTTTGTATACAATGCCCAGGAAAGAGAATATAATATCTGTTATTAAATCTACACATATtag GATATTGGCATTCTCGATAGCGTTAATAAAGATTGTCGAGGTTCAGTTAGATGATGAACCTTGGTCTGAATGTGAACATGTTAAAGGACCACTCTATGTTTTGAGATGGAACACCACAGATTATAGAAAGGGAATACATACTATTCGA GTAAGGGTTTCCGACATGGATGAAAGAGAAGCAACAGTAGTTCAACCATTTGCTCTTGATGGATCACGTTTATCATTTCGCGTTTTACCTAGACTTATACTTATGTCTAACGTTAGTAATATT TTCCAATTCCTCTTTGGAACAGTATTAGTTTTATTAGTAATCCCATTGTGTGTACTTCGTTTCCTTCATATATTGTGTGAGA GGAAACAGATGCATCGACCAAGATtcagaatacaatttttttattcatgGGTTAGAAAATTATGGATATTATCTACAGTTGATCGTCTGTTTTTTCCATTAGTATtgtatacattatatttaacaGTTG GTCCATGGGCTGTTGGTGAAGTAATAGAAAATCAGACAGGTGTAATTTTTGCATGGGGAacatttattggaaaatcTTTCTTACCCGGTGCTTTTACTTATGCTTACGGatttttccaattattttcttttcatctaCCATTGATGCTAATCTTAGCTAATAGAGTGGATAAACG gttacaaaatattaaaccAAATGAGAAACCATTATCTAAGATTTGTTTTGTCCTACAATATTTaccaataatattattaatcatGATGCAAACGTGTATGGCTTATTTCTTCTGGCTAGCATATGGGACATTGGCTACCATATTATGTCCTTTACGCACTTGGAGTATATTTTTAGCAATCATGTTGTGGCATCAAGTAGATACAATGCCATATTCATGTCTAAG GTCTGCTGCAAAAGTATGGTCTCCCCTTGGTTag
- the LOC126874034 gene encoding protein Abitram codes for MNINSDNNEPVEKRTKFNDIENDSFSVLEDESDTDKHSECQKMVDLIDNEDESILLSNKDDDDDDDSLFPFPPDNDVTDMLEGVKYHGSFPTITDRYFTAYYKLDVQRPADDICILMHSNRICMLTLAPSHAILQDDKHIIKVDFKVSNKLDRVQNKVSGKSKHGAQPLQMNSNICIITCSNEKTYVIKCCIIGKLVEVNEALIQNPKLLLEPPHRAGYLAIVLPNIKLLDKMKKSLLTQEQYDLKMLERRSTTNHLEISEICTSNTLLKNDLKIINKEI; via the coding sequence atgaatATTAACTCAGATAACAATGAACCAGTAGAAAAAAGAACTAAATTTAATGATATAGAAAATGATTCATTCAGTGTTTTAGAGGATGAAAGTGACACAGATAAACATTCTGAATGTCAAAAAATGGTGGATTTAATAGATAATGAAGATGAAAGTATTTTGCTATCAAATAaagatgatgatgatgatgatgatagtTTATTTCCATTTCCTCCTGACAATGATGTTACAGACATGTTGGAAGGAGTAAAATATCATGGATCATTTCCTACAATTACAGATCGATATTTTACTGCTTATTATAAATTAGATGTACAAAGACCCGCAGATGACATTTGTATTTTAATGCATAGTAACCGAATTTGCATGCTTACTCTTGCTCCGAGTCACGCAATTCTTCAAGATGATAAACATATAATAAAAGTAGACTTCAAAGTTAGCAATAAATTAGATAGAGTTCAGAATAAAGTTTCTGGTAAAAGTAAACATGGTGCTCAACCTTTACAAATGAATTCTaatatttgcataattactTGTTCAAACGAAAAAACGTATGTTATAAAATGTTGTATAATTGGCAAATTGGTAGAAGTAAATGAAGCACTAATACAAAATCCTAAGCTCTTGTTGGAACCTCCACATAGAGCAGGCTACTTAGCTATAGTACTGCCAAATATAAAACTTTTagacaaaatgaaaaaatccTTATTAACTCAAGAACAATATGACTTGAAGATGCTAGAGCGACGAAGCACTACAAATCACTTGGAAATATCAGAAATATGCACATCAaatactttattaaaaaatgacctaaaaataataaataaggaaattTAA
- the LOC126874059 gene encoding UMP-CMP kinase isoform X1 produces MFKVLSGGLRLFKMSAKQKFEVLFILGGPGAGKGTLCRYITKKYGYVHLSAGDLLREERMKPNSKYGELIENYIKDGKIVPVAITCSLLDNAMQTSNSPHKRFLIDGFPRNQDNVDGWNEAMSEKCVIKGVLFCECSKEVCTQRCLNRGAAGSGRSDDNEEVLVKRHETYITNTLPIIEYYEKQNFVYKVNSMQSPDKVFEDAKEVLSKIGWL; encoded by the exons ATGTTCAAGGTACTTTCAGGAGGACTGCGGCTTTTTAAAATGTCTGCAAAACAGAAATTCgaagttttatttattttgggTGGTCCTGGTGCGGGTAAGGGAACATTGTGCAGGTACATCACTAAAAAATATGGTTATGTCCATTTGTCAGCTGGAGATCTGTTAAGAGAGGAACGTATGAAGCCGAATTCAAAGTACGGAGAACTTatcgaaaattatattaaagatGGAAAAATTGTGCCAGTCGCAATTACTTGCAGTCTTCTAGATAATGCCATGCAGACCAGCAATAGTCCGCATAAAAGGTTCCTGATTGATGGTTTTCCAAGAAACCAGGACAATGTTGATGGTTGGAATGAG gCAATGTCAGAAAAATGTGTAATAAAAGGGGTATTGTTCTGTGAATGTAGTAAAGAAGTATGTACCCAGAGATGTTTAAATCGTGGTGCAGCAGGAAGTGGCAGGTCTGATGACAATGAGGAAGTTTTAGTCAAAAGACACGAAACTTACATTACAAATACATTACCTATAATTGAGTATTATGAGAAGCAAAACTTTGTATACAAAGTTAATAGTATGCAATCACCAGATAAAGTATTCGAAGATGCTAAAGAGGTTTTATCTAAAATTGGATGGTTATGA